The proteins below come from a single Candidozyma auris chromosome 3, complete sequence genomic window:
- the RTT109 gene encoding H3 histone acetyltransferase RTT109 has translation MAVDRPLTVKVKHFFMLIDSTSKCPVLALEIYIYLTLEKDRVSQHIFVPKADTTGLGSQRIDVAAVVSVLVKALVETNAGAYFKEPVAWKQSRKDNDVKAESPYATVNVLRALASKLTSDPASIHSLPYYGTPEHKEKESRGPEVADTVTTKISLFTRAANAYIFPKSEHNSGKHIADGNTLFRWWLRIFDHCLPSTWRCVGDIPGAEAAAVARSFPSDRWKQGNIYVSGSTPAVRQIPLFPDDPKGRFLEHLIVEGRYKSVTTQQFWQELGFRQEFRLGNVVGIIGCENSDAVALDRESTCPGLSVSHKQYKKVVEFVKGEDYSNKFDIQAMIESGLPEVFKQNGLKYSTIKLEGKRQRKEMSPKNVMPVNNLNSMVRKRPAVNNLTGLVKKAPKNSKPSTGS, from the coding sequence ATGGCTGTCGACCGACCTCTCACTGTGAAAGTAAAGCACTTTTTCATGCTTATCGACTCCACGTCCAAATGCCCCGTGCTAGCTTTGGAGATCTACATTTACTTGACTCTTGAGAAGGACCGTGTGTCTCAGCACATCTTCGTGCCCAAAGCAGACACAACTGGACTAGGATCGCAGCGTATAGACGTTGCAGCGGTGGTGCTGGTGTTGGTAAAGGCATTGGTGGAAACAAACGCAGGTGCTTACTTTAAAGAGCCTGTGGCTTGGAAACAGAGCCGCAAGGACAACGATGTGAAGGCTGAATCGCCATATGCCACAGTCAACGTATTGCGTGCTCTCGCCTCGAAGCTCACTTCAGATCCTGCAAGTATACATTCGCTTCCGTACTATGGGACACCAGAACATAAGGAGAAGGAGTCCAGAGGGCCTGAAGTTGCTGACACTGTGACGACAAAAATCTCCCTCTTCACCCGTGCTGCTAATGCCTATATCTTTCCCAAACTGGAGCACAACAGCGGCAAGCACATTGCTGACGGGAACACTCTATTTAGGTGGTGGTTGCGAATTTTTGACCATTGTCTACCGTCAACCTGGCGTTGTGTAGGTGACATTCCAGGAGCCGAGGCTGCCGCTGTTGCTCGTAGCTTCCCTTCAGATCGTTGGAAACAGGGCAATATCTACGTAAGTGGACTGACACCAGCTGTGCGTCAGATACCGTTGTTTCCAGATGACCCCAAGGGCCGGTTCCTCGAGCACTTGATTGTGGAGGGGCGCTACAAATCGGTAACCACGCAGCAGTTTTGGCAGGAGTTGGGCTTCAGGCAAGAATTTAGGCTAGGCAATGTGGTGGGAAtcattggctgcgaaaataGCGATGCCGTTGCTTTAGATCGTGAATCTACCTGCCCAGGCTTGAGTGTTTCCCATAAACAGTATAAGAAAGTTGTCGAGTTTGTGAAGGGGGAAGACTACAGCAATAAGTTCGATATTCAGGCCATGATCGAGTCTGGGCTTCCTGAGGTTTTTAAGCAGAATGGCTTGAAGTACCTGACAATCAAGCTTGAGGGGAAGAGACAGCGTAAAGAAATGTCACCAAAAAATGTGATGCCGGTCAATAACTTAAATAGCATGGTGAGGAAACGTCCTGCCGTAAATAACTTGACAGGGCTTGTAAAAAAAGCCCCGAAGAATTCGAAACCTTCAACGGGGTCCTAG
- the PDK2 gene encoding protein kinase — translation MGTGWELTQALREKIYLYASYPQTSVSIRQMVQFGPNPSPGSIFLASQFIVEELPIRLALKVKDLENAPLGLSKQPSTIKVKNWYAQSFEELTSLPKPKIDEKLKKLLYSNNGNGARSVSDIEDKHEVNETQNLAQQQSNDVAVNNVFSDDGIVVRHHPHTQQTGARSTRSRSEAPTYGKTYFTPCPMNIVWPKEVYDYNKLVHDALSKIKKRHDATVATMAQGVSEWKTEHKIVSVNSAIQTFLDRFYMSRIGIRMLIGQHIALNMSQQSPTKQRINTFLNGSSGNSNQGAKNGRNNYVGVICTDCNVKEIAEDAAETAKYICEEHYGLFEAPEIQLIAPQESISFMYVPGHLIHILFEVLKNSLRATIEFHTPRLKEQLLKENPGMKESDVDLNDLKFPPTKVIISEGFEDIAIKISDEGGGIARSEIPLIWTYLYTTVDKTPVLDSDGNNQTSFRAPMAGFGYGLPISRLYAQYFGGDLKLISMEGYGTDVYIHLNRLSSSSEPLP, via the coding sequence ATGGGCACCGGCTGGGAACTCACTCAGGCTCTCCGAGAGAAGATATACCTCTATGCGTCTTACCCTCAAACGTCAGTAAGCATCCGGCAGATGGTCCAGTTCGGGCCCAACCCGCTGCCCGGGTCTATCTTTCTCGCCTCTCAGTTCATTGTGGAGGAGCTCCCTATTCGTTTGGCCTTGAAGGTCAAGGATTTGGAAAATGCGCCCTTGGGGCTCTCAAAACAACCACTGACGATAAAAGTGAAGAATTGGTATGCGCAGTCTTTTGAGGAATTGACGCTGCTTCCGAAACCAAAGATCGacgaaaagctcaagaagcttctaTACAGCAACAACGGGAACGGCGCCAGGCTGGTGAGCGACATCGAAGATAAACACGAGGTAAACGAAACACAAAACTTGgctcagcagcagctgaACGACGTGGCGGTCAACAACGTCTTCTCAGATGATGGCATTGTGGTAAGACATCATCCTCATACACAACAAACGGGCGCCCGTTCAACGAGGCTGCGGCTGGAGGCGCCCACGTATGGCAAAACGTATTTTACGCCGTGTCCCATGAATATTGTGTGGCCGAAGGAAGTTTATGACTATAATAAGTTGGTTCATGATGCTCTCAGTAAGATCAAAAAGAGGCACGACGCTACAGTGGCCACGATGGCACAGGGCGTGCTGGAGTGGAAAACAGAACACAAAATTGTCAGTGTGAACCTGGCCATTCAAACGTTCTTGGATAGGTTTTACATGCTGAGAATAGGAATCAGAATGCTCATTGGGCAGCATATAGCACTCAACATGCTGCAGCAACTGCCGACGAAACAAAGAATCAACACATTTCTCAACGGCAGCAGTGGTAACAGTAATCAGGGTGCTAAAAATGGCAGAAACAACTACGTGGGTGTCATTTGCACCGACTGCAACGTGAAGGAGATCGCCGAGGACGCTGCAGAGACAGCGAAATATATCTGTGAGGAGCACTACGGTCTTTTCGAGGCTCCCGAGATCCAGTTGATTGCTCCCCAGGAGCTGATTAGCTTCATGTACGTGCCCGGCCACTTGATCCACATTTTGTTTGAGGTTCTTAAGAACTCCTTAAGAGCAACCATTGAGTTTCACACACCGAGATTGAAGGAgcagttgttgaaggaaaatCCCGGGATGAAAGAGAGCGACGTCGATCTAAATGACCTTAAGTTCCCACCAACAAAAGTTATCATCAGTGAAGGGTTCGAAGACATCGCCATTAAGATCTCCGATGAAGGTGGTGGTATAGCACGTTCTGAAATCCCTTTGATCTGGACCTATTTATACACCACCGTCGACAAGACGCCCGTGTTGGACCTGGACGGCAACAACCAGACAAGCTTTAGAGCGCCAATGGCAGGTTTCGGTTATGGGTTGCCCATCTCGAGATTATATGCGCAGTACTTTGGAGGcgacttgaagttgatctcCATGGAAGGGTACGGCACCGATGTTTACATTCATTTGAACCGCTTAAGCAGCTCCCTGGAGCCGTTGCCATAA
- the NIT2 gene encoding putative hydrolase: MIHSAIRQFTTSALKMSASKLTIACGQMCSSSNLAANARVATKLIDQAVAKNVKVLFLPEAADYISRDAAHSVQLANDSKDKFINVLQNHVRAIHDRAEGNAQEKGIFVAVGVHEPAEGANKGKKVRNNQLWIDNRGEIAHTYQKLHLFDINIPNGPILKESNSVEPGQEILPPFKINEGEFAKFSVGLAICYDIRFNEMALRLRRLGANIITFPSAFTTRTGEAHWLKLGKARAIDSQCYVVMAAQCGEHDVYADVEENTAEGKKVRVSYGQSVIIGPWGEVVAKGDTYLERPQEEKEYSQLIVGEIDLDYVEKIRRDLPVFTHRRPEIFGYEV, translated from the coding sequence ATGATCCATTCAGCTATTCGTCAATTCACAACCTCAGCACTCAAAATGTCCGCTTCAAAATTGACAATTGCCTGTGGGCAGATGTGCTCTTCCTCGAATCTTGCCGCTAATGCCAGAGTAGCCACCAAGCTTATAGACCAGGCTGTGGCGAAAAACGTCAAAGTGCTCTTTCTTCCTGAAGCAGCTGATTATATCTCAAGAGACGCTGCTCATTCTGTTCAATTGGCCAACGATAGCAAGGATAAGTTTATAAATGTGTTACAAAACCACGTTCGTGCAATTCACGACAGAGCTGAGGGAAATGCTCAAGAAAAGGGGATTTTTGTAGCCGTGGGCGTTCACGAGCCTGCTGAAGGAGCcaacaagggcaagaaagtTAGAAACAATCAGCTTTGGATAGACAATCGTGGTGAAATTGCCCACACGTATCAGAAACTTCACTTGTTTGATATCAATATACCCAATGGACCCATTTTGAAAGAACTGAATTCAGTTGAGCCAGGGCAGGAGATTTTGCCTCCgttcaaaatcaacgagGGTGAATTTGCCAAATTTTCCGTGGGGTTGGCTATCTGTTACGATATCCGGTTTAACGAGATGGCACTTCGGTTACGTCGATTGGGTGCAAATATCATCACCTTCCCATCTGCCTTCACCACGAGAACTGGAGAGGCCCACTGGTTGAAATTGGGCAAAGCTCGTGCAATTGACTCTCAGTGCTACGTAGTGATGGCAGCTCAGTGCGGAGAGCATGATGTGTATGCTGATGTTGAGGAAAACACCGCAGAGGGCAAGAAAGTGAGAGTCAGTTACGGCCAATCGGTAATCATTGGCCCCTGGGGAGAGGTGGTGGCTAAAGGAGACACCTACTTGGAGCGcccacaagaagagaaggagtACAGCCAGTTGATTGTTGGGGAAATAGACTTGGACtatgtggagaagatcagaAGAGACTTGCCTGTTTTCACCCACAGGCGACCGGAGATATTTGGCTATGAAGTGTGA
- the PEX13 gene encoding peroxin PEX13 encodes MSAPRTKPWEVSSGTSAAAASNPSASAGSVAASSGNAVTDVSSAHEIPDRPSSLTNPGTGYDSTSSSYGTGLGGSRYGSGYGSSMYGGGYGSSMYGGGLGSSMYGGGLGSGMYGGYGGYGSSMYGGYGGGYGGYGSGMYGSGFGGGMYGQNGMNGPGAIAEGTQATFQLIESIIGAVGGFAQMLEATYMATHSSFFTMVSLAEQFGNLKNALGSLLGIFALIKFAKKIFYKITGRVYDHGISAKEFTKFEKKQKRLEENFRRSQSGNKPSRISFKPLLLFLAASIGFPYLLSKAIQKLNQQNQQTQQRRLQEQGMAAGNRRPLDPENLEFAKALYEFNPENPNIEIELKPKELVAILSKLDPLGNESKWWKVRSRSGKVGYVPSNYLSIIERRAPPKRVEAAPASPVPEQVEKPDKLVKEFEKFQA; translated from the coding sequence ATGTCTGCTCCTCGAACGAAGCCCTGGGAGGTCTCCTCAGGCacctcagcagcagcagcgtcCAACCCCTCTGCCTCGGCCGGCTCCGTGGCAGCCAGCAGTGGGAACGCAGTAACAGATGTTTCGTCAGCTCATGAGATCCCTGACAGACCCAGCCTGTTGACCAATCCAGGCACTGGGTATGATtccacaagctcttcaTACGGTACTGGCTTGGGTGGCTCCAGATACGGCTCAGGCTACGGCTCGTCGATGTACGGTGGAGGCTACGGTTCGTCTATGTATGGAGGAGGACTAGGGTCTTCCATGTATGGAGGAGGATTAGGCTCTGGGATGTATGGAGGATATGGCGGTTATGGGCTGTCGATGTATGGAGGCTACGGCGGTGGGTATGGCGGCTACGGCTCGGGAATGTACGGCTCAGGATTTGGCGGTGGCATGTATGGCCAGAATGGCATGAACGGGCCGGGTGCCATTGCTGAAGGAACACAAGCGACGTTTCAGCTTATAGAGTCGATTATAGGTGCGGTTGGCGGGTTTGCGCAGATGCTAGAGGCAACGTATATGGCCACGCATtcgtccttcttcaccatggTTTCCTTAGCCGAGCAGTTTGGCAACCTCAAAAACGCTTTGGGTTCCCTCTTGGGTATTTTTGCCCTAATCAAGTTTGCTAAAAAGATCTTTTACAAGATCACTGGCCGTGTTTACGACCACGGCATCAGCGCCAAAGAATTTACTAAATtcgaaaagaaacaaaagagaTTGGAGGAGAACTTCAGAAGATCACAATCTGGCAACAAGCCATCACGCATCTCCTTCAAGCCGTTACTTTTGTTCTTGGCAGCGTCTATCGGGTTCCCATATTTACTCAGCAAAGCCATCCAAAAACTCAACCAACAAAACCAGCAGACGCAACAGCGAAGACTACAGGAACAGGGCATGGCTGCTGGCAATCGTCGCCCGCTTGATCCCGAGAACTTGGAATTTGCCAAGGCATTGTATGAGTTCAACCCAGAAAACCCCAACATCGAGATCGAATTGAAACCCAAGGAGTTGGTCGCCATCTTGTCGAAATTAGATCCCTTGGGTAACGAGAGCAAATGGTGGAAAGTCAGATCCCGCTCTGGCAAAGTGGGCTACGTGCCACTGAATTATTTGAGCATAATCGAGAGGAGGGCGCCTCCCAAGAGGGTAGAAGCTGCTCCAGCCTCTCCGGTACCTGAACAGGTTGAAAAGCCCGACAAACTCGTcaaagagtttgagaagtttCAGGCATAG
- the CST5 gene encoding Cst5p, with protein sequence MAKSLSSPKWRLKLKSLYKSRSSSISPMSINSSEPSTPDCDFLTPLDNYTSDYFTPLTDRQEKKIGDITLPSPPPPPRLKWELIENESSFLSEKEPSPVSSGPRVKPYFATANNARSGLQGHKEMCFICEESLETTLYSEKLVPLQCGDILHEECLRTVINMELTKKLQDGELRSSSSTDEMMNAVYPKCSGAICKSKHEYPRAVPVHETVLNDLNNDLVLSMKLAHYEAPKTLDPNQNPASVSILNAEPEKALPWPPSRTSSTKVVKTSTTPLRNTTTTQKSLHRSSLVSNTSVGTCATVSVRVNEHSNIDPGELKSAFIKHMISHAPEFDLSFLVSLGRLRLVDELSVSVARSGPFRTKNVYLFSNYLVVWSACDDPSFLMVPLHEEVMISTPIPSVLQVISSGEEGEFNIRLHSDTNSIIEKWCIAIADRQMTFPSNIFSSTMRLPEIVAATAAAVNSKTKISPILESVSDFAPSVPERSPKRSYQGLAVYTDDIPGSDISRPTSPLRLRKDDSSSSERSIETDITDELFVDDKSVASALDALSRTMELRDTSSQYDSEDDSDEDSDCEVIEKVMNSLNS encoded by the coding sequence ATGGCCAAGTCCCTCTCGTCGCCAAAGTGGCGCCTCAAGCTCAAGTCTCTCTACAAGCTGCGGTCAAGCCTGATATCGCCTATGAGCATCAACAGCAGCGAACCATCAACGCCAGATTGTGATTTTTTGACCCCCCTAGACAATTACACCAGCGATTACTTCACTCCTCTCACAGATAGacaggagaagaagattggcGACATCACGCTACCGCTGCCTCCTCCCCCACCTCGACTTAAATGGGAGTTGATCGAGAATGAGTCGTCGTTCTTGCTGGAAAAAGAGCCATCGCCTGTTTCTTCAGGGCCCCGAGTGAAGCCctattttgcaaccgcaAACAACGCGAGACTGGGATTGCAGGGTCACAAGGAGATGTGCTTCATTTGCGAGGAGCTGCTTGAAACCACTCTCTATCTGGAAAAGTTGGTGCCTCTTCAGTGTGGAGACATCCTCCACGAGGAGTGCTTGCGGACAGTGATTAATATGGAGCTTacgaagaagcttcagGATGGAGAATTGCGCTCCTCGAGCTCCACAGACGAAATGATGAATGCCGTGTACCCAAAGTGTCTGGGGGCCATTTGCAAATCAAAGCACGAATATCCTCGAGCAGTTCCAGTACATGAGACAGTCCTCAACGACTTGAATAACGACCTTGTTCTTTCAATGAAACTCGCTCATTATGAGGCTCCCAAAACGTTGGACCCTAATCAGAACCCCGCAAGCGTCTCCATACTCAACGCAGAGCCTGAAAAGGCGTTGCCGTGGCCTCCATCTCGTACATCCTCCACAAAAGTGGTGAAAACCTCTACGACGCCTTTGAGGAACACTACCACCACCCAAAAGTCTTTGCACAGATCGTCTCTCGTCTCCAACACCAGTGTGGGCACCTGTGCTACTGTCTCGGTGAGAGTAAACGAACACAGCAATATAGATCCTGGGGAGCTTAAGCTGGCCTTTATAAAGCATATGATCAGCCATGCGCCCGAGTTCgatctttcttttcttgtgtCGTTGGGACGGTTGAGGCTTGTGGATGAGCTTTCGGTCAGCGTAGCTAGAAGCGGGCCTTTTAGAACAAAGAACGTTTACCTATTCTCTAACTATTTGGTCGTTTGGTCGGCATGTGACGATCCAAGCTTCCTCATGGTGCCATTGCATGAGGAAGTGATGATCAGCACACCCATTCCGTCTGTTCTCCAGGTAATCAGCTCAGGTGAGGAAGGAGAGTTCAACATCAGGCTCCATTCGGATACGAACTCCATTATTGAAAAATGGTGTATCGCTATAGCCGACAGGCAGATGACATTTCCGTCcaacatcttctcttctACAATGAGGCTTCCAGAGATTGTTGCTGCCACTGCTGCCGCAGTTAATCTGAAGACCAAAATATCGCCAATTCTAGAATCAGTTTCCGATTTTGCGCCTTCTGTCCCAGAAAGGAGCCCCAAGCGAAGCTACCAGGGACTCGCTGTCTATACTGACGACATCCCTGGCAGTGATATCTCTAGGCCCACCAGCCCACTACGATTGCGCAAGGACGACAGTTCGTCTAGCGAAAGGAGCATTGAAACTGATATTACTGACGAGCTCTTCGTGGACGACAAATCTGTCGCTTCTGCATTGGATGCTTTGTCAAGAACGATGGAACTTCGGGATACCTCCTCCCAATATGACTCGGAAGACGATTCGGACGAAGACCTGGACTGTGAAGTCATTGAGAAAGTGATGAATTCTTTGAATAGCTAG